The following are encoded together in the Lathyrus oleraceus cultivar Zhongwan6 chromosome 3, CAAS_Psat_ZW6_1.0, whole genome shotgun sequence genome:
- the LOC127131237 gene encoding uncharacterized protein LOC127131237 yields MSQHQYTSASKITKSTQKVSAPPMDIPDDEILDVVPLSVIPCEAIDLNQPIDASASACPNQGNISSIPSGSTPATNSKEDIHHTDRVEQHSEKDVDSSSSEKDMAAEGLCSLGQTVSEKGKYVASKTVNASHSEKHDDANDKRKVREDSKSEEDVEEDVLDISPVKKATSRKSPVKVPVVPLDNISFHLDDGAAKWKFMIQRRATMERELVKDVVDDKEVMDLIKVVGLLKTMSGFSQCYEGLVKEFIVNIPEDITDKNSKEFCKVFVRGRKIKGAGELEATDNEVCREITARQVKGAANWVSTNHISTIANTLGRFIFVVGTKVNFDYGRFMFEQIIKHASTNAVKLPIAFLSMICGIILNQHPDIICSNDLPSRRKLALSGHYKLFKGSHVEDIVMTSAMKKPASKVGTIAELKETCKELGEEIMVATTRKQSLEALIASLEQAEEYPSSILRYSKPAVESTNIFAIGTGYSSFGVAAFKSPNSM; encoded by the exons atgtcacaacatcaatATACTTCTGCTTCAAAAATTACTAAGTCTACTCAAAAGGTTAGTGCTCCTCCCATGGACATTCCCGATGATGAGATTCTGGATGTTGTTCCTCTCTCTGTTATTCCCTGCGAGGCCATTGATTTGAACCAACCCATAGATGCCTCAGCTTCTGCATGCCCCAATCAAGGTAACATCTCTAGTATTCCTTCTGGCTCAACTCCTGCCACTAATTCTAAGGAAGATATACACCACACTGATCGA GTTGAACAACATAGTGAGAAGGATGTCGATTCCTCCAGTTCTGAGAAGGACATGGCTGCTGAAGGGTTGTGCTCTCTAGGGCAAACCGTGTCtgaaaaaggaaaatatgtggCATCTAAAACTGTCAATGCTTCCCACTCTGAGAAACATGATGATGCAAACGat aagaggaaggttagAGAAGATTCTAAGTCTGAAgaggatgttgaggaagatgtcctTGACATCTCGCCTGTGAAGAAAGCCACTTCTAGGAAGTCTCCTGTTAAAGTTCCTGTTGTTCCTTTGGAtaatatctctttccatcttgatGATGGAGCTGCCAAGTGGAAATTTATGATTCAAAGAAGGGCGACTATGGAAAGGGAGTTGGTAAAAGATGTTGTTGATGAcaaggaggtcatggacctgataaAGGTTGTTGGGTTGTTGAAGACTATGTCTGGGTTCTCTCAATGCTATGAGGGTTTagttaaggaattcattgtcaacatTCCTGAGGATATTACTGATAAGAATAGCAAGGAattttgcaaggtgtttgtaaggg GAAGAAAAATTAAGGGTGCAGGTGAATTGGaagctacagacaatgaggtATGTAGAGAGATTACAGCTAGGCAGGTGAAAG gagCTGCAAATTGGGTCTCTACCAACCATATTTCTACCATTGCTAATACCCTTGGAAGGTTTATTTTTGTTGTTGGAACCAAAGTGAAttttgactatggtagatttatgtttgaacaaatcaTCAAGCATGCATCTACTAATGCAGTTAAGCTGCCTATTGCCTTTCTCTCTATGATCTGTGGGATTATCCTGAATCAACACCCTGATATTATATGCTCTAATGACTTACCTAGTAGAAGAAAACTTGCTCTGTCTGGGCACTATAAATTGTTTAAAGGCAGTCATGTCGaggatattgtcatgacatctgccatgaaaaagccagcctcaaaagTTGGAACAATTGCTGAGCTTAAggagacttgcaaagagctggGTGAAGAGATAATGGTAGCAACAACTAGGAAACAATCGTTGGAAGCcttgattgcaagcttggagcagGCTGAAG AATACCCATCAAGCATACTAAGATACTCAAAACCTGCGGTTGAATCGACAAACATTTTTGCCATTGGCACTGGgtattcatcctttggggttgCTGCATTCAAATCTCCGAATTCAATGTAA